In Drechmeria coniospora strain ARSEF 6962 chromosome 03, whole genome shotgun sequence, the DNA window GATTAATTACCTCCTTCGCCCCTAAAAGTCCTACAAGCCCTTCCCCACTCGCTTTCGACATATATATAGGCAGTCGGGTGTTTGCGATGTCATTTGTTTGAATTGAAAACCCCGCGCGCGtctctcgccgtcatcgccgaacCCTGCTTGGTCCTAACTGGTATTACTTGCGCGCCTTCCATTCCGTCGTTTCATGCTTCCAAGCGCCTTGACGCTGGACCCAACGATTTTCGACGAACCCCACAATATGACTCCCCTCATCCCTCTCTTACTTTGCCCATTTCATTGCCAGTTTCAAAAATCCCATCCAACAGTCAATCTGCAAGTGACTTACAAGTCTTTCATGCAGATATTTTAATCGACAGCTCAAAGCAGCAACAATGGGTGCTACCGATGTTCTGAGCCGCAAGTCAGGCGTCATTGTGGGCGATGACGTGCTCCGTCTGTTCGAGTACGCCCGCGAGAAGCAGTTCGCTATTCCCGCCATTGTCTGTCTCCCCGGTGTCTTCTCGACCTTGATATGTTCCACTTCCAGTTGGCATATCCTCTTGCCTCGATGGCAATTCCAATTCATCGCCTGCTAATGCGATTTGCAGAACGTCACCTCAtcgtccaccgtcgtcgcctccctcgAGGCTGCCCGCGATGCCAAGTCTCCCATCATCCTTCAGATGTCGCAGGGTGGCGCAGCCTACTTTGCTGGGAAGGTATCAGGGCCTCAGCGTTCTCCACCCCCGGTCGCATCGGTTGCTGACTTAGGTCGTCGGTAGGGTGTGAGCAACGGTGACCAGGCTGCTTCCATCGCCGGTTCAGTCGCTGGTGCTCACTACATCCGCTCCATCGCTCCCTCGTACGGCGTTCCTGTTGTCTTGCACACTGATCATTGTGCCAAGAAGCTCCTGCCCTGGCTAGATGGcatgctcgacgccgatgaaGCCTACTTCAAGTCCAACGGCGAACCCCTCTTCAGCTCGCACATGATCGACCTGTCTGAGGAGGATGTATCCTGGAATATTGAAACCACTGCCAAGTACCTCAAGCGCGCTGCCCCCATGAAGCAGTGGCTCGAGATGGAGATTGGCATTACTGGAGGtgaggaggatggcgtcAACAACGAGGATGTCGACAACAACGCCCTCTACACTCAGCCCGAGGATATTCTCACCATCTACAAGACCCTCTCCCCCATCTCGCCGTACTtttccatcgccgccgggTTCGGAAATGTGCACGGCGTCTACAAGCCTGGCAACGTCAAGTTGCACCCCGAACTCCTCGGCAAGCATCAAGCCCACGTCAAGGCTTCCCTCGGCTCCAAGATGGACAAGCCCGTCTTCTTTGTCTTCCATGGTGGCTCGGGCTCGTCCAAGCAGGAGTACCTGGACGCCATCGGCCACGGCGTCGTGAAGGTCAACATGGATACGGATATGCAGTTCGCCTAC includes these proteins:
- a CDS encoding putative FBA1-fructose-bisphosphate aldolase, which gives rise to MGATDVLSRKSGVIVGDDVLRLFEYAREKQFAIPAINVTSSSTVVASLEAARDAKSPIILQMSQGGAAYFAGKGVSNGDQAASIAGSVAGAHYIRSIAPSYGVPVVLHTDHCAKKLLPWLDGMLDADEAYFKSNGEPLFSSHMIDLSEEDVSWNIETTAKYLKRAAPMKQWLEMEIGITGGEEDGVNNEDVDNNALYTQPEDILTIYKTLSPISPYFSIAAGFGNVHGVYKPGNVKLHPELLGKHQAHVKASLGSKMDKPVFFVFHGGSGSSKQEYLDAIGHGVVKVNMDTDMQFAYMSGIRDYVLNKKEYLLTSVGNPDGADKPNKKHFDPRVWVREGEKTMSKRVTEALKDFNCAGQV